One window from the genome of Methanococcoides sp. AM1 encodes:
- a CDS encoding cation-translocating P-type ATPase gives MASFRQLIPPVAKVLRDGKIKEILASEVVVGDVIFIEEGDKVPADGRLIEENTLKVDNSSLTGEAEPQLRSLECTHPDVLECRNMIFSGTLVLIGNGKAVVYGTGQNTQMGKLATLTKQTTSVETPLRKELNTFIKIISVIAIFLGISFFAIGFVINDLFLLNLIFAIGIIVANVPEGLLPTVTLALSLSSKRMAKRNALIKQLESVETLGSTTVICTDKTGTLTQNRMAIHSMTLGFEQIDVANEEVPPDSLLKVAVLCNNSRLTEGPVGYKGDPTEGALLMYASKFTDIDVMRKNNTRLKEYSFDSLKERMQVIYQTDSDEKESYLKGASEVVVKMCDHILMNGDEVPITEEDRNDLLDMHLKIAERGERVLALAYRRAEGEIEYDAGFTFIGFAGAVDPPRPEVKDAIQKCHRAGIKVVMITGDHPVTAVSIAKTVGFSSNNHEPMMITGAELDELSLDELSEKLKAPDIIFARTSPVQKLKIVQAFQAMGEIVTMTGDGVNDAPAIKNSDMGVAMGSGTDVARESADMILLDDNFATIVNAVEEGRTVFDNIKKFIAYILTSNIPEILPFIAFVLLAIPLPMNVQLILAIDLGTDILPALALAVEKGEGDIMNRPPRSKYEKLLTPQVLLTSYGMKGPIEALAGFTCYFAVLLDGGWTWGQALLSTELLYRQAIMAFFAAVIICQVANLLVSRTRVESAFSKNLFTNKMIMLAIVSELVILSMIMFYPFANTIFGTAPVSVEYLLLAVPFAILLFVQDEIRKYYIRKGSLLAKVFLKW, from the coding sequence ATGGCGAGTTTCCGCCAGCTTATACCTCCTGTTGCTAAGGTTTTGAGGGATGGGAAAATTAAGGAGATCCTGGCATCTGAAGTGGTTGTAGGAGATGTCATATTCATTGAGGAAGGCGACAAGGTCCCCGCTGATGGAAGGCTAATTGAAGAAAATACCTTAAAGGTTGATAATTCGTCGCTGACCGGAGAGGCTGAGCCACAGTTACGCTCGCTTGAATGTACCCATCCAGACGTACTCGAATGCAGGAATATGATATTCTCAGGTACGCTTGTATTGATAGGGAACGGAAAAGCTGTTGTTTATGGGACTGGCCAGAACACGCAGATGGGAAAGCTTGCAACCCTTACGAAACAGACAACATCAGTTGAAACCCCTCTTCGCAAAGAGCTTAACACTTTCATTAAGATCATCTCTGTAATTGCAATATTTCTGGGCATATCCTTCTTTGCGATCGGCTTTGTAATTAATGACCTGTTCCTTTTGAATCTCATTTTTGCCATAGGTATAATCGTTGCCAATGTCCCCGAAGGTCTGCTTCCAACTGTGACCCTTGCCTTAAGCCTGTCCTCAAAAAGAATGGCAAAAAGGAACGCACTAATCAAACAGCTCGAATCAGTGGAAACACTTGGATCGACCACAGTCATCTGTACTGATAAGACCGGGACACTGACCCAGAACAGGATGGCGATACATTCGATGACCTTGGGCTTTGAACAGATCGATGTTGCAAATGAGGAAGTTCCGCCAGACAGTTTACTGAAAGTAGCAGTACTTTGCAATAATTCAAGACTTACTGAAGGACCGGTGGGATACAAGGGAGATCCCACCGAAGGGGCTTTGTTGATGTACGCATCAAAATTCACGGACATTGATGTGATGCGGAAAAATAATACTCGTTTGAAAGAGTATTCGTTCGATTCCCTGAAAGAAAGGATGCAGGTCATTTACCAGACCGATTCGGATGAAAAGGAATCCTACCTTAAAGGAGCAAGCGAAGTGGTTGTCAAAATGTGTGACCATATCCTGATGAACGGAGACGAAGTACCTATTACCGAAGAGGATAGGAACGATCTTCTTGACATGCATTTGAAGATAGCTGAAAGGGGAGAGCGTGTGCTTGCTCTTGCATATCGCAGGGCTGAAGGGGAAATTGAATATGATGCAGGTTTTACATTCATCGGTTTTGCCGGAGCGGTCGATCCTCCCAGACCGGAGGTAAAAGATGCTATTCAAAAATGCCATCGGGCTGGAATTAAGGTAGTAATGATAACAGGCGACCACCCGGTAACTGCCGTTTCTATCGCCAAGACCGTGGGCTTCAGTAGCAATAACCATGAACCGATGATGATCACGGGTGCTGAGCTGGATGAATTATCACTCGATGAACTTTCAGAAAAATTAAAGGCACCGGATATTATATTCGCACGAACATCCCCGGTCCAGAAGTTGAAGATAGTACAGGCATTCCAGGCAATGGGAGAGATCGTTACCATGACCGGGGATGGTGTCAATGATGCTCCTGCAATAAAGAATTCAGACATGGGAGTAGCCATGGGAAGTGGTACGGATGTTGCAAGGGAATCTGCTGATATGATACTTCTTGATGATAACTTTGCCACCATCGTAAATGCAGTGGAAGAAGGAAGGACCGTCTTTGATAACATCAAGAAGTTCATTGCCTACATCCTTACAAGCAACATCCCGGAAATACTGCCATTCATTGCATTTGTCCTGCTTGCGATCCCCCTGCCTATGAACGTGCAATTGATCCTTGCTATCGACCTTGGTACGGACATACTCCCGGCACTTGCCCTGGCTGTTGAGAAAGGCGAAGGGGATATAATGAACCGGCCTCCCCGCTCAAAATATGAAAAACTCCTGACGCCCCAGGTACTTCTGACATCATACGGAATGAAAGGACCCATAGAGGCCCTTGCAGGCTTTACTTGTTACTTTGCAGTACTTCTGGACGGCGGATGGACATGGGGACAGGCATTGCTGAGCACTGAGCTTCTGTACAGGCAGGCAATAATGGCATTTTTTGCTGCGGTCATAATATGCCAGGTCGCAAACCTGCTCGTATCCCGCACAAGGGTGGAATCAGCATTCTCAAAGAACCTGTTTACGAATAAAATGATAATGCTGGCGATAGTGAGCGAATTAGTGATACTTTCCATGATAATGTTCTATCCGTTCGCAAACACGATATTTGGAACAGCACCTGTTTCGGTGGAATATCTTCTACTTGCAGTACCGTTTGCAATATTGTTATTCGTACAGGATGAGATCAGGAAATATTACATCAGAAAGGGATCATTGCTTGCAAAAGTTTTCCTGAAGTGGTGA
- a CDS encoding cation-transporting P-type ATPase codes for MLNNDVPDCRAKGDEHSIYLEEFLKRFDADAEGLTSAEALGRLDLCGKNILENIGSESALKKYLKQFHNFFSVLLITGALLSYTAELLDPGKGNLYIAIALFGVVILNATFTFIQEY; via the coding sequence ATACTCAACAATGACGTTCCTGATTGCAGGGCAAAAGGCGATGAGCATAGCATCTATCTTGAAGAATTTCTCAAAAGGTTCGATGCTGATGCTGAAGGATTAACATCAGCTGAAGCCTTGGGCAGGCTGGATCTATGTGGAAAGAATATTCTTGAAAATATAGGAAGCGAATCAGCTCTTAAAAAGTACTTGAAACAATTCCACAATTTTTTCTCGGTCCTGCTTATCACAGGAGCTTTACTTTCATATACAGCAGAACTGCTGGACCCTGGAAAAGGAAACCTGTATATAGCGATCGCACTTTTTGGAGTTGTTATTCTTAATGCCACTTTTACCTTTATACAGGAATACTAG
- a CDS encoding glycogen synthase, which translates to MFERKCIIIAGEEAGPKSNKMGGIWNVIDAEVKNLAQMLEDGTIDEESTPKIFVACPYYGYSGSDWNKGLNRITDMSEFEDFVPDEGLSTIIEKLQEKGIELIVGARKIEEIEIIYLMFRTSDFCRTIIEYNGKHVCLENKIKTEAYELTGLDSLSYEGMGNRIEYTHYLNLSYAISEFVHTLVALREEKARTYEDELISEFASSLIPSWHVSLHCHEFGVFYTIARLKKIGVPINSVATYHATIPGRVAGHLSIQKIRDNDSSWGDGVPKNMASLESLSSYADVVTAVGDSTKKEIKLFYDIDSIIVRNGIDIDIEDIDELWNKKLKFRTQIQELTSSKLYNTYNSVELSPERIIPIFSISRIEIENKGYPDLLDSLLLLDRMVRIEVEAGRLNENYRVVCFIITAHGPKTNLPENFPIMLNEETLIGEELRIQRMIEKRGLECSRLPNGDRYVSAILYPQWLSNNDGGFNMTVDEFMAGCIAGIFPSRYEPFLLTGLEAGKEATPSIVSKVCGFSDALKTVKRLVMGMGGVLVVDNIDQAYLETIADYALTMDYFIDTYTDDKTKYNFLCQEANLLARDMNWQEPTKQYYEMLTGTKPKHEHKDL; encoded by the coding sequence ATGTTCGAACGTAAATGTATTATTATTGCTGGTGAAGAAGCTGGTCCAAAGTCCAATAAGATGGGCGGCATATGGAATGTTATTGATGCTGAAGTAAAGAATCTTGCTCAAATGCTTGAAGACGGAACCATAGATGAAGAGTCAACTCCAAAGATCTTTGTTGCATGCCCTTATTATGGATATAGTGGCTCGGATTGGAACAAGGGTCTGAACCGTATCACAGATATGAGTGAGTTCGAAGACTTCGTTCCTGATGAAGGACTTTCAACTATCATCGAAAAGCTCCAGGAAAAAGGTATAGAACTTATTGTTGGAGCCAGAAAGATAGAAGAGATCGAAATTATCTACCTTATGTTCAGGACCAGTGATTTCTGCAGGACTATAATTGAATATAATGGTAAACATGTCTGTCTGGAAAATAAGATAAAAACTGAAGCATATGAGCTCACTGGGCTTGATTCCCTGTCATATGAGGGCATGGGTAACAGGATAGAATATACGCATTACCTAAATCTTTCGTATGCAATATCCGAATTTGTCCATACACTTGTAGCTCTCAGGGAAGAAAAAGCGAGAACCTATGAGGATGAACTGATCTCTGAATTTGCCAGTTCCCTGATACCTTCATGGCATGTTTCATTGCACTGCCACGAGTTCGGTGTCTTTTATACAATTGCTAGGCTCAAGAAAATTGGTGTTCCTATTAATTCAGTTGCAACTTATCATGCAACTATCCCAGGCAGAGTTGCAGGACATCTTTCCATCCAGAAAATACGTGATAACGACAGTTCATGGGGCGATGGGGTTCCAAAAAACATGGCATCCCTTGAGTCGTTGTCCTCATATGCAGATGTTGTAACTGCTGTGGGAGATTCTACAAAAAAAGAGATCAAATTGTTCTATGATATTGATTCCATTATTGTGAGAAATGGTATCGATATTGACATAGAGGATATCGATGAACTATGGAATAAAAAGCTAAAGTTCCGAACTCAGATCCAGGAGTTAACTTCCAGTAAACTTTACAATACCTATAACAGCGTAGAGCTGTCACCGGAAAGGATCATACCGATATTCTCCATATCAAGGATAGAAATTGAAAATAAAGGCTATCCTGACCTGCTCGATTCACTTCTTCTTCTTGATAGGATGGTAAGAATAGAGGTCGAGGCCGGCAGGCTTAATGAGAACTACAGGGTCGTGTGTTTCATCATAACTGCCCATGGTCCAAAAACGAATCTGCCGGAAAATTTCCCGATCATGCTCAATGAAGAGACGCTGATCGGTGAAGAGTTGCGGATCCAAAGGATGATCGAAAAGAGAGGACTTGAATGTTCCAGACTTCCAAATGGTGACAGGTATGTCTCTGCTATTCTTTATCCTCAATGGTTGTCTAATAATGATGGTGGTTTCAACATGACGGTCGATGAGTTCATGGCTGGTTGTATTGCCGGCATATTCCCATCCCGCTATGAGCCATTCCTCTTAACCGGCCTTGAGGCAGGAAAGGAAGCAACCCCCAGTATTGTGAGCAAGGTCTGTGGATTCAGTGATGCACTAAAGACCGTCAAGCGCCTTGTGATGGGGATGGGAGGAGTACTGGTAGTTGACAATATCGATCAGGCCTATCTTGAAACGATAGCAGATTATGCACTTACCATGGATTACTTTATAGACACTTACACTGACGATAAGACAAAATACAATTTCCTATGCCAGGAAGCAAATCTCCTTGCCAGGGACATGAACTGGCAGGAGCCTACTAAGCAATATTACGAGATGCTTACAGGTACAAAACCAAAACATGAGCACAAGGACCTGTAA
- a CDS encoding DUF4931 domain-containing protein: MSEIRKHYFLDEYCIIAPGRSKRPSVFKAEKKEGTNSKCVFCAGEEDKTPLATAVYKNGNILKDSEVSRITGWDVRCIPNLYPALAPDTSEVNSDPYVIPGYGFHEVIVEMPSHEKVIPDLSDEEMALLMKVYQDRVIHYESMDKIEYVSLFKNWGEKAGASLEHTHSQLIAMPIKPPVLMEEMKAIDSYSGCPYCDIVEKEGISERAIYQNEHFLVIAPYCSKVPYEMWVLPKVHINHISGFDQDQLNSLGKAIHSALSSLWNNIGEIPYNYMFYQLRDETGYHFNLKIQPVTTKTAGFEKNTEVFINTMPPETAVNYLQGNF; the protein is encoded by the coding sequence ATGTCAGAGATACGTAAACATTATTTTCTGGATGAGTATTGCATAATTGCACCCGGAAGAAGTAAGAGACCTTCGGTTTTCAAAGCAGAAAAGAAAGAAGGAACAAACAGCAAATGTGTATTTTGTGCCGGTGAAGAAGATAAAACACCGCTTGCAACTGCTGTTTATAAAAATGGTAACATCCTGAAGGATTCCGAAGTTTCAAGAATAACAGGATGGGATGTGCGTTGCATACCAAATCTTTACCCTGCACTTGCTCCGGATACCAGTGAAGTCAATTCCGATCCCTATGTGATTCCAGGCTATGGTTTTCATGAAGTTATCGTCGAAATGCCTTCACATGAGAAAGTGATACCCGATCTTTCCGACGAAGAAATGGCATTACTTATGAAGGTATATCAGGATCGTGTAATACACTACGAATCTATGGATAAGATAGAATACGTTTCACTTTTCAAGAACTGGGGAGAAAAGGCAGGTGCATCTCTGGAACATACACATTCACAGCTGATAGCAATGCCAATCAAACCTCCGGTGTTAATGGAAGAAATGAAAGCCATCGATTCATATTCAGGATGCCCTTATTGTGATATTGTAGAGAAAGAAGGGATAAGTGAGAGGGCCATATATCAAAATGAGCATTTTCTGGTTATAGCGCCTTATTGCTCAAAAGTTCCATATGAGATGTGGGTTCTGCCTAAGGTACATATAAATCACATATCTGGTTTCGACCAGGACCAGTTGAACTCTCTTGGAAAAGCAATTCATTCTGCTTTATCAAGCCTATGGAACAACATTGGCGAGATCCCTTATAATTACATGTTCTATCAGTTACGGGATGAAACTGGATATCACTTTAACTTAAAGATTCAGCCGGTCACAACTAAGACAGCGGGATTTGAGAAAAATACCGAGGTATTCATCAATACAATGCCGCCTGAAACGGCTGTCAATTATCTTCAGGGCAATTTTTAA
- a CDS encoding glycosyltransferase family 4 protein yields the protein MGKNLNIGMFSWESLHSIKVGGIAPHVSELAEALAEKGHSVHIFTRNHELEPYERVNGVHYHRVNHSLDGGLVQQMDSMCDSMYSRFLDVTEEHGKFDILHVHDWHPFNVVSRIKYEFGIPFMTTYHSTEWGRNGNVHGDWWEAREISHREWKAGYEATSVISTSQQLTDEVKFLYQIPDEKISIIPNGIFHGKMKKEVDAGEVKKRFGIHPLAPVVLFIGRMSYQKGPDLLVQAVPKVKDHRWDTQFIFIGEGEMRPHCESLASSGECSDCCHFLGYADDETARDWINACDILCIPSRNEPFGIVVLEGWDAERTIVATDAVQIIDNFVDGILVYKNSESIAWGLNYVLDDLSNGSMRQAGKELIDTKYNWHKIAEQTSEAYLDALKK from the coding sequence ATGGGGAAAAATTTGAACATCGGGATGTTCTCCTGGGAGAGTTTACACTCGATAAAAGTAGGCGGTATAGCACCGCATGTTTCCGAACTTGCAGAAGCTCTTGCTGAGAAGGGACATTCAGTGCATATATTTACAAGAAATCATGAACTTGAACCATATGAGAGAGTCAATGGAGTTCACTACCATCGTGTGAACCATTCTCTTGACGGAGGACTTGTCCAGCAAATGGATAGTATGTGTGATTCAATGTACTCAAGATTCCTTGATGTTACGGAGGAACATGGCAAGTTCGATATATTGCATGTCCATGACTGGCATCCTTTCAATGTTGTTTCAAGGATCAAATATGAATTTGGAATTCCTTTCATGACCACATATCACAGTACCGAATGGGGAAGGAACGGTAATGTACATGGGGACTGGTGGGAAGCCAGGGAAATATCTCACAGGGAATGGAAAGCCGGTTATGAAGCCACGAGTGTCATATCCACTTCACAACAACTTACAGACGAGGTCAAGTTCCTGTATCAGATCCCTGATGAGAAGATCTCTATCATTCCAAATGGTATCTTCCACGGAAAAATGAAAAAGGAAGTTGACGCCGGAGAAGTGAAAAAAAGATTTGGGATCCATCCTCTTGCACCGGTTGTTCTGTTCATAGGACGTATGAGCTACCAGAAGGGTCCTGATCTGCTTGTTCAAGCAGTTCCTAAAGTGAAAGATCATCGCTGGGATACTCAGTTTATCTTCATTGGCGAAGGTGAAATGCGCCCTCACTGCGAGTCTCTTGCAAGTTCCGGAGAATGTTCTGATTGTTGTCATTTCCTGGGCTATGCGGATGATGAAACTGCCAGGGACTGGATAAATGCCTGTGATATTCTCTGTATCCCAAGCAGGAACGAACCTTTCGGGATAGTTGTTCTTGAAGGATGGGATGCTGAAAGGACCATCGTTGCAACAGATGCTGTACAAATAATCGATAATTTCGTTGATGGCATCCTTGTTTACAAAAATTCGGAGTCTATTGCATGGGGCTTAAATTACGTGCTTGATGATCTCTCCAATGGCAGCATGAGACAGGCTGGTAAAGAGCTTATCGACACCAAATACAACTGGCACAAGATCGCAGAACAAACAAGTGAAGCGTACCTTGATGCTCTCAAAAAATGA
- a CDS encoding glycoside hydrolase family 57 protein, producing the protein MQSVCICSEVHLPCVLKWYWPSEGYRSAEFETYFDQPQIFSGLERNAPQIIRANEALLDSIDNGAKYTFDISGIFLDQCKWNPALIGSFQELKDRGAGFSASPYYHSVSSLFPDNKEFKEQVSMHRNKIKDIFNINPRTFINSELILTKELSTILKEMKFKCLISEGSENLLYGSDPKHVYGDQIPTLLRHISLSEDIELRFSDQKWISYPLIADKFASWIANMEGDVTTLHFKYSSILAHQQNKSDILQFLIDLPESFEKYGISMVTPEEALKKFKTKELPSIMNRSTSRYGMHNLMGNHPQHLYLHELIEIGNIMESIKDAPEYNKLNCIYRYFQQSEILLEMGDENNNHGYEKAVNIFSAISDFKRAILEVKV; encoded by the coding sequence ATGCAGTCAGTTTGCATCTGTTCAGAGGTACATCTACCTTGTGTGCTCAAATGGTATTGGCCATCTGAGGGTTATCGCTCTGCGGAGTTCGAAACATATTTCGACCAACCCCAGATATTCTCTGGCCTGGAACGAAATGCTCCGCAGATAATTCGTGCGAATGAAGCTTTGCTGGATTCCATTGATAATGGAGCAAAGTATACGTTTGATATATCCGGAATATTTTTAGATCAATGTAAGTGGAATCCTGCTTTAATTGGATCATTTCAGGAGCTTAAGGATAGGGGTGCCGGTTTTTCAGCCTCACCCTATTATCATTCAGTGTCATCCCTTTTCCCTGATAATAAAGAATTTAAAGAACAGGTTTCAATGCATCGGAACAAGATCAAAGATATCTTCAACATTAATCCCCGGACCTTCATAAATTCGGAACTGATACTTACAAAGGAGCTCAGTACGATCCTTAAGGAAATGAAGTTCAAGTGCCTTATTTCAGAAGGTTCGGAGAATCTCTTATATGGAAGTGATCCAAAACACGTTTATGGCGATCAAATACCAACATTGTTGCGCCATATATCCCTAAGTGAAGACATAGAATTGCGCTTTTCAGACCAGAAATGGATAAGCTATCCTTTGATAGCTGATAAATTTGCTTCATGGATAGCAAATATGGAAGGCGATGTTACGACATTGCATTTCAAATATAGCTCTATCCTTGCCCATCAGCAGAACAAGAGCGATATACTCCAATTCTTGATAGATCTTCCGGAAAGTTTTGAGAAATATGGGATTTCCATGGTAACACCTGAAGAAGCTTTGAAGAAATTCAAGACAAAGGAACTACCTTCTATCATGAACAGGTCAACCTCCCGTTATGGTATGCATAATCTTATGGGCAATCATCCCCAGCATCTGTACCTGCATGAGCTGATCGAGATAGGAAATATCATGGAATCCATAAAGGACGCTCCGGAATATAATAAATTGAATTGTATCTATCGATACTTTCAACAAAGTGAGATATTGCTGGAGATGGGGGATGAAAACAATAATCATGGATATGAAAAGGCTGTCAATATCTTCTCTGCGATCTCGGACTTTAAACGTGCAATACTGGAGGTGAAAGTATGA
- a CDS encoding glycoside hydrolase family 57 protein, whose product MRSVCMYFQLHQPYRLKWFWPDDSKGFERYFDVAINRNIFEKVANKCYLPATTLLAELVDQHEGNFKFSVSITGTLLSQCEKWNPDVLDIFNQLADSKCVEFLDETNYHSLAGLFDSKDEFREQIKTHHDLTSDLLGVKPQVFRNTELLYNNSVAETVSSMGYKAILTEGVDQLLESRSPNHVYKAKDCDIAVLMRNYKMSDDIGYRFSARWWEEYPLTADKWACWASKEQGDCLNIFMDYETFGEHQWADSGIFDFLRALPNEVLSKGLEFNTPSEVIEKYEPVGEIDVGDFNTISWADMERDTSAWLGNDMQRRCFEEAKRLGPYVKRTKDPELINIWKHLLTSDHYYYMSTKWMGDGDVHSYFSIHTSPYDAAINFIAVLLDFKSCVFRKLAEIDK is encoded by the coding sequence ATGAGATCTGTGTGTATGTACTTCCAGCTCCACCAGCCTTATCGTTTAAAGTGGTTCTGGCCGGATGACTCTAAAGGATTTGAAAGATATTTTGATGTTGCAATAAACAGGAACATCTTTGAAAAGGTTGCCAATAAGTGCTACCTTCCGGCTACAACTCTTCTGGCAGAACTCGTTGACCAGCATGAAGGCAATTTCAAGTTCAGTGTTTCAATAACCGGAACTCTTCTGAGCCAGTGTGAAAAATGGAATCCTGATGTCCTTGATATTTTCAACCAACTTGCTGATTCAAAATGTGTGGAATTCCTTGATGAAACAAATTATCATTCTCTTGCAGGTCTTTTTGATAGCAAGGATGAGTTCAGGGAACAAATAAAAACCCACCATGATCTCACTTCAGACCTGCTTGGTGTAAAACCACAGGTTTTCAGGAACACAGAACTCCTTTACAATAATAGTGTTGCAGAGACTGTCTCCTCCATGGGTTACAAAGCCATCCTTACAGAAGGTGTTGACCAGCTGCTGGAATCCCGGTCTCCAAATCATGTCTACAAGGCAAAGGACTGTGACATCGCCGTTCTTATGAGGAATTATAAAATGAGTGATGACATAGGTTATCGTTTCTCAGCAAGATGGTGGGAAGAGTATCCATTAACTGCTGACAAGTGGGCATGCTGGGCATCTAAGGAACAAGGAGATTGCCTGAATATCTTCATGGATTACGAGACCTTTGGTGAACATCAATGGGCTGACTCCGGTATCTTTGATTTCCTCCGGGCTTTACCGAATGAGGTTCTTAGCAAGGGTCTTGAGTTCAATACTCCTTCCGAAGTCATTGAGAAATATGAACCGGTAGGAGAGATAGATGTCGGAGACTTTAACACAATTTCATGGGCAGATATGGAGAGAGATACAAGTGCATGGCTTGGCAACGATATGCAACGCAGATGCTTCGAAGAGGCAAAGCGGCTTGGCCCTTATGTAAAAAGAACAAAGGACCCGGAACTCATCAACATCTGGAAGCATCTTCTGACCTCCGACCATTATTACTACATGAGCACAAAATGGATGGGTGATGGGGATGTCCATTCTTATTTCAGTATTCATACATCACCATATGATGCAGCAATAAATTTTATTGCAGTATTATTGGATTTCAAATCCTGTGTTTTCAGGAAACTGGCTGAAATTGATAAGTGA
- a CDS encoding glycoside hydrolase family 15 protein gives MKQEFQGDTNIVKTHLSHFSGIEVSIHDFVHQSSTILVRKYEITSKEHFTGKFYYYSNFQVGETHKKNSAFCDVNSGLLVQYMHNFYVGLASAPGFEEWHVGKIQENGWVASARNDMEDGKLQQNMEDIGDMDNSIGWDLNLRSGETVTITLFIGIASERQLIYDLMDDVLKQSNADMMHGSEDSSDQWLSKKRPLELSALDDDPLIKKELNNLYSRSLLSLKLLTDHDEGSCIAAPEFDPAFEMCGGYGFCWNRDAVESVLALMNAGYPEYAEKFIGWCKRTQLPDGSWFQRYWLDGKEAPSWGNFDDTTQIDETGSTLYAVDRYYRELEGTKKDETLENIRETVWKGAEYLMGRTEQGLHDPCRCLWESEKGIFSYTNAAIYAGLKGAAHLAEENDEHMLAKKWSDRADLVRKETIDKLWLKEGYFSRGIIDNNVHRTIDSSMIGTFIPFGLLSPTDPDEKGMILSMIEHIEKTLRVSVNGYFGIKRYENDDYIGGNPWVVTTLWLSRALLTLAISLKNRDDEYDLLVNKAIEYIKWTMRSATSTGLLSEQVDRNTGKAAWARPLGWSCALFIENALLLDQLKEE, from the coding sequence GTGAAACAGGAATTTCAGGGTGATACGAACATAGTTAAGACCCACCTGTCCCATTTTTCCGGTATCGAAGTATCAATTCATGATTTTGTGCATCAGTCCAGTACGATCCTTGTAAGGAAATATGAGATCACCTCAAAAGAACATTTCACTGGCAAATTTTATTATTATTCTAATTTCCAGGTTGGAGAAACCCATAAAAAGAACTCTGCTTTTTGTGATGTGAACAGCGGTCTTCTTGTTCAATACATGCACAACTTCTACGTCGGCCTGGCAAGTGCTCCGGGATTTGAAGAATGGCATGTCGGCAAGATACAGGAGAACGGATGGGTTGCAAGTGCCAGAAATGATATGGAAGATGGCAAGCTCCAGCAAAATATGGAAGATATAGGCGATATGGACAATTCGATAGGCTGGGACCTTAACCTCCGGTCTGGCGAAACAGTAACGATCACACTTTTTATCGGCATTGCTTCAGAAAGACAGTTGATATACGACCTGATGGACGATGTTCTGAAACAATCCAATGCTGACATGATGCATGGATCTGAAGATAGTTCAGATCAGTGGTTATCAAAGAAGCGACCTCTGGAGTTATCAGCACTTGATGATGATCCACTAATCAAAAAAGAGCTCAATAATTTATACTCTCGTTCATTACTCTCCCTTAAACTGCTGACCGATCACGATGAGGGATCATGTATCGCTGCTCCTGAGTTCGATCCTGCTTTTGAGATGTGCGGAGGATATGGATTTTGCTGGAACAGGGATGCAGTAGAATCTGTTCTTGCCCTGATGAATGCCGGCTATCCTGAATATGCAGAAAAGTTCATTGGATGGTGCAAAAGGACACAACTTCCTGATGGATCATGGTTCCAGAGATACTGGCTTGATGGAAAGGAAGCACCCTCCTGGGGTAATTTCGACGATACTACACAGATAGATGAGACCGGTTCAACGCTTTATGCAGTTGATCGATATTATCGGGAACTGGAAGGAACTAAAAAAGACGAAACTCTGGAAAACATCCGGGAAACTGTCTGGAAGGGTGCAGAATACCTTATGGGAAGGACCGAGCAGGGCCTTCATGATCCATGCAGATGCCTGTGGGAATCAGAAAAAGGGATATTCAGCTATACAAATGCTGCTATCTATGCCGGTCTGAAAGGTGCTGCTCATCTGGCTGAAGAGAATGATGAACACATGCTCGCTAAAAAGTGGTCTGACAGGGCTGACTTGGTCAGGAAAGAAACCATTGATAAGCTGTGGCTTAAGGAAGGTTATTTTTCCCGGGGTATTATTGACAACAATGTCCACAGAACTATAGATTCGAGCATGATAGGCACTTTCATTCCTTTTGGTCTTCTGTCACCAACTGATCCTGATGAAAAGGGTATGATACTCTCAATGATAGAGCATATTGAAAAGACTCTCAGGGTTTCGGTCAATGGCTATTTTGGGATCAAACGTTACGAAAATGATGATTATATCGGCGGTAACCCGTGGGTAGTCACAACACTATGGCTTTCCCGTGCCTTGCTGACTCTTGCTATATCGCTTAAGAACAGGGATGATGAATATGACCTGCTGGTGAATAAAGCAATTGAATATATAAAATGGACAATGAGGAGTGCAACGAGTACCGGTCTCCTATCCGAGCAGGTGGACAGGAATACAGGAAAAGCTGCATGGGCCAGGCCTTTGGGCTGGAGTTGTGCACTATTTATTGAAAATGCACTGCTTCTGGACCAGTTGAAAGAAGAGTGA